A portion of the Amyelois transitella isolate CPQ chromosome 2, ilAmyTran1.1, whole genome shotgun sequence genome contains these proteins:
- the LOC106143127 gene encoding L-threonine 3-dehydrogenase, mitochondrial translates to MMLVRNLFRTSVKLNVKRYSVEAVKHAPPRILITGGLGQLGVECAKYLRKKYGKDNVILSDIIKPTEDIVNDGPYLFVDILDFKGLQKIVVNHRVDWLIHFSALLSAIGEQNVPLAVRVNIEGMHNIIELAKQYKLRVFVPSTIGAFGPDSPRNPTPNITVQRPRTIYGVSKVHAELLGEYYYHRFGLDFRCLRFPGVISSDPPGGGTTDYAIAIFHDILRKGQYECYLKPDTRLPMMHIRDALRALSEYLEVPNEQLNRRVYNVTAMSFTPEELVDAMSKYLQDMKITYRPDSRQDIADSWPQVFDDSEARRDWKWKPEVELDDLVKLMIKEVKERIALNGF, encoded by the exons ATGATGTTAGTTAGAAATTTGTTCAGGACTTCTGTGAAATTGAATGTGAAACGTTACTCTGTAGAGGCGGTGAAGCATGCACCTCCtagaattttaataactg GTGGCCTAGGCCAACTAGGAGTCGAGTGTGCCAAGTATCTACGAAAGAAGTACGGCAAAGATAACGTGATCTTGTCAGACATCATCAAACCAACAGAAGACATCGTCAACGACGGCCCTTACCTTTTCGTTGACATCCTAGATTTTAAAGGCTTACAAAAAATTGTAGTCAATCATAGAGTAGACTGGCTTATACATTTCTCGGCTCTTCTCAGTGCAATTGGAGAACAAAATGTCCCTTTAGCTGTAAGGGTCAACATTGAGGGAATGCACAATATTATAGAACTGGCGAAACAGTATAAGCTCAGAGTATTTGTTCCTAGTACAATTGGGGCTTTTGGACCTGACTCTCCTAGAAACCCAACTCCTAATATAACTGTGCAAAGACCTAGAACAATTTATGGCGTGTCTAAAGTGCACGCTGAACTCTTGGGAGAGTATTATTATCATAGATTTGGTTTGGATTTCCGCTGTCTAAGGTTTCCCGGAGTCATATCTAGCGATCCACCAGGCGGAGGTACGACAG ATTACGCCATCGCGATCTTCCACGACATACTTCGTAAAGGCCAATACGAATGCTACCTGAAGCCAGATACTCGCCTCCCTATGATGCACATCAGGGACGCGCTGAGGGCCCTGTCAGAATACCTCGAAGTACCCAATGAACAACTTAACAGGAGAGTGTACAACGTCACAGCTATGAGCTTCACTCCTGAGGAGCTCGTTGACGCTATGTCCAAATATCTTCAAGATATGAAAATCACGTATAGACCTGACAGCAGGCAAGACATAG CGGACTCCTGGCCTCAAGTCTTCGACGACAGCGAAGCCCGTCGCGACTGGAAGTGGAAACCCGAAGTAGAACTGGATGATCTCGTCAAACTCATGATTAAAGAGGTCAAGGAGAGGATAGCTTTAAAcggattttga
- the LOC106143128 gene encoding transmembrane protein 18 produces MTKTHRTASSPKKYTNFKSRKSRVIYLRQVLCCCSTLFVGFDIVIQRIYVRCVKSEGSISMEGFIEVNEISDFISYIRSIEWRDPWLIALLSFHVLITLTCFTTRNYGNFQILLFIILLLLVYFSESINEVAARNWALFSRQQYFDSKGLFMSIVFSIPILLNCMLMVGSWLYQSTQIMTNIKKAQLRQRLKEINANREQNHIKAD; encoded by the exons ATGACAAAAACCCACAGAACAGCAAGCAgtccaaaaaaatatactaatttCAAGTCAAGGAAAAGTCGTGTGATTTATTTACGGCAAGTTCTATGTTGTTGCAGCACTCTCTTTGTCGGTTTTGATATAGTAATTCAAAGGATTTATGTTCGTTGTGTAAAATCAGAAGGAAGCATTAGCATGGAAGGTTTTATCGAAGTAAACGAGATATCAGATTTTATCTCATACATCCGCAGT ATTGAGTGGCGTGACCCCTGGCTCATTGCACTGCTATCATTTCATGTTTTAATAACTCTTACATGTTTCACCACAAGAAATTATGGGAATTTTCAAATACTGctcttcataatattat taCTGCTGGTCTACTTCTCAGAAAGTATAAACGAGGTTGCGGCCAGGAACTGGGCGTTGTTCTCGAGACAACAGTATTTCGACAGCAAAGGACTGTTCATGTCAATTGTATTCTCCATACCTATTCTCCTCAACTGCATGCTTATGGTG GGTTCCTGGTTATACCAATCGACtcaaataatgacaaacaTAAAGAAAGCACAGCTGAGACAGCGTTTGAAAGAGATCAATGCGAACCGAGAACAAAACCATATCAAGGCTGATTAA